The genomic interval TGCTGACCCAAGACGAGCCACACACCAGAGCTGAATGGAGGTTGTGAGTAAGCCGTGCAGAACCCCATGCAGACATCCAACGCTGACACTACAAGATAACTGCTTAAATGAGAAACACACTGCCTGAGGGTGAGACAAACCAGGATGCTTTGACGACTTTTGTTTATAAACTTTTCTGATGAGACACAAACCAGTCCAGGCCTGGGAAGGCCTGTGACCTTCCATCCTTCTGTACTTCTTGGATATTGCTCAAGGTGACCCATGAACAATCTATTAGAAATTTCTAAATCTTTATACACTGTGCTGGTTgattttgtcaacttggcaccaaCCTAGCTATatctggaaagagggaatcttaactgagaaaatgcctctataacaTTGGCCTCTGGGCATCTTGATTAATGACTAACATGTCCACTATTGGTGTCACCTGTAGGCAGGTGACCCTGAGTTGTTTAAGGCAGACTGAAAGccaagaggagcaagccagtaagaagcattcctctatagcctctgcttcaggtcctacctccaagttcctgccttgagttcctacccCGACTTATTTCAGAGATGGAATGTGAACTCAGGATTTATAAGATAAAACCCTTTCTTCACCAGCTACTTCGAATCATGGTGTTATACCTCagccaaaatataaacaaacaaacaaacaaacaaacaacaaaaaccttaagAATCCTCtctctgaagctgtttatcaggtttaggagttctctggtggaatttttagggtcacttatatatatactatcatatcatctgcaaaaagtgatattttgactccttcttttccaatttgtatcctcttgacctccttttgttgtctaattgctctggctaggacttcgagtactatatagaataggtagggagaaagtgggcagccttgtctagtccctgatttttgtaggattgcttccagcttctctccatttagtttgatgttggctactggtttgctgtatattgcttttattatgtttaggtatgggccttgaattcctgatctttccaagacttttatcatgaatgagtgatCCTGGGGAACAGGAGGCCATCATGGCCATCTGTATAAGTTACTCAGGGCTCAGGTCTGTGTGGTGGGTGGGAGTAGAGGAGCAAATGTGGACTCAACTTAGTGTTGGTTCAGGAAAGACTCAAGGTTCCCAGCTGGTCAGTGCATGATGGACCAGGCCACCCCCTATCTGGGCATCTGTAGAGGCCTCCAGGGCGTGGGTCCAAGGTGGGAAGAGGCCAGGCAGGAAGGGGGCCACAGGGCCAGCTGGGGAGTGAACAGTCCTGCTCCGAGGGATTAGAGGTCTCCTCTGGGCCCTGGGCTCAGGCCCAGCAGACCAGATGGTTTTCTTTACACAGAGAGAGCCAAGAGTCAGAGGAGGGACTGGCAGCTGGCCTTCCTCCATTCTTGCGTTTTAATAGTTGTTTTTTGCTGGAAAATCCATTTCCAGAGTCACTCTGGGCTCTGAACCAGAGCATCAGGAAGAAGAGGGTGTTTCCTGGCCTCCTTGGGCCCATTCTGGGATCAGTGTGAGGCCAGATTGAGGTGGCCACAAGAAGTGGCTGGCTACTGCTGTGCCCCTGCCCAGGCTGCCCTAGAATGTCCACCCTCTCCCAACTACTTACCCAAACAGAGGGGTTGAGAGAAGCCATAGAAGAGGATGGAGATAGGTCCCAGGTCCCTGAAACAGGTCCCTTTGTCTACACATCCTCGGGTCCTGCTTTGCTCCTTGTCCAGCCTGCCCAAATGCTGCTCTGGGCCTGAAGATAAGCCTCTCACTCCTGCTTCAGGACCCAACCTTCTTTTTGCTACCACAGAACTCTTGCATGCCCTATCATTCAGGTATCTTGGCTCAGTCTTTTCTAAAAACAGGTGTTACCAAGAAGTCTAAATACAAATCAGTCCCAGTTTGTGCCCCCATGATTTGTGCTTTTTGATCCAATTTGAGCAAACTAACCCTCTCTGACAGGTCATTCTACAGCTCTGCTCACTAAAGGGCGACGCTCCTTCATTTGGTCCCCTTGCTCAAGTCCTAAGCTCTCACacacatttgcatgcacacacacacagaaacatacacactgtACCCCAATCTAGTCTCCCTTGGTTCCCTGTTCTTTTTAGCCCACTAATCTGTTTCAGAATTGGTCTACTGATACCATGCCTGCTTTGAGGGGGGTAGGGTGCACGCAGAGACCAGAGCAGAATGTCAGGTGTCATAGTCCATCACTCTTTACCTtgtgacagggcctctcactaaACTGGAAGCTGTTTGGCTaggcttgcttatcaggaagctCCCtgacctgcctgtctgtctgccagtGCTGGGTTAACAGGTACATGTATGGctttttttacatgggtgctgaggattcAAACATAAGCCCTTGTGCCTACAGAGCAAGTGtatttacccactgggccatctccccagccaccaCCTGCTTTTTACTATGCCCTAGTCTTAGAATTCCAGATGGCAGACATTCATTATCCATATAAAGTTgacccattaaaaacaaacagctgAGCTCTGGGATTGATGCTGCCTGTTCACTGAAGCTCCACAGTTCTACTCAGAAGGCTTGCTTCTACTTTCAACTATTTCAGCATCCACAGAGGCAGAGCCTCTTTGCTTTGGTTGATTTGCAGGCTGGACATTGATGCCAGGCTCAGATCCTTTTGGGAATTACTGTCAAATCAGTTCAGTGGATCACAGCCTGCATCTAAAGACAATGCAGTGGAGGAAATGGGAAACCGAATCACACACAGCCTGGCACTTTGCATGCAAGCTAAAACTTCTGTTTAGTAGTAATTTTCTGTTGAATTTCCTTCAGTGGGTTTTTCCAAAATGCCAGTCCAAGAGCTGCTGGCCTAGGGGCTGTTGTTTGGAGAAAAGGGGTGGTCCCACCACAGCCCTCCCTCCCTGTATGTAAGGATGGCCTCCCCAACCCAGGGCCCTCTATCCCCTTAAGATGTAGTGGGGACTATAGCCCTACCtgctgctgccctcttctgggtctCCCCAGGACTGCCTGCTCCACAGAAGATGAGTGGAGCAGGTCATGAGAGCTAGGACCAGAAGGGACCCACCAGTGCTCCCATTTGATGAAGCCATTAAAACTGGTGCCAGGCGTGCCGGCTCTTTctgggatttttatttctttaaaataattcataCAAATGGTTACAGTCACAAACATGATTTTAACCAAAATATTGCTAGCCTACCACATGAGCAGGACGGCACCACGCAGGCAAGGGTCTGCCAACCCCTGCCTCCCCCAGGACAGACCCCGGTGGTCCTGAGCACCCTGGGCACTGCAGACGCCTCGGAGCCACTCGTGATGCCGCCTTCACTTGGAACAAGGGGTTCATGCCAAAATTAGGAAAAACAGcctttgttgtttttctaaattaTTCTAAAAATAAGACAAGCAGGTAGAAAAACAATGCACTGTGTggcataaaaagaaaaacaggaaggatTCATTGTCCTGAGAAGTGTGCCGACGGCCACATTCCGGGGCACGTTCCAAcgtagaaaaggaaaaataatctcaaactgACTTGCTGAATGCTCCctcaggttttctttttgttgacaGCTAAGCAAACAAATCCTTTGTAATGTTCTAAAAACTGTACACAGACAAGAACATTCGTGATAGAATTAGCTACTAACTTCTTTTGCTTAAACGAGGAACGCAAAGGACACAGGACAGTGAGCCAGCCCACAGGACGGGACAACTACAATCAACTTGGGGACGTGCTTCCTCTTGCCCCGCCTAGTGCACGCCCGGGCCAGTCTCTGGAGTGCTAGGGCCCACACTGGATGCCACCTCTGCACACTTGGGTCCAAGAGCGTGCAGCACCCTCCACCAGGTGCCAAGGCTGGACAGCTCCTCACAGGCTACAACTGGTCACTCGTATGGTCTCTATCCGCCTCAGGCTTGACAGTCTGGCCAGGAGAGGGAGCGTGGGGTGGGTGGGCCACAGGGGGCAGGCCATGAGACAGGGACATGGCACTGGGAACAATCCCTTCCACAGCAGCTGGGATGCCAGTGGGGGCCACACTCACGACGCCTGGAGGGTACCTGCTGAGAGAGGAGGGCAGACGTGTGAGCtctacagagacccacctgctgcACACAGCCCTTTCTGTATGGTTATCAATGACCCCTGAGGTCCAGAAAAGTTGGAGGCAGTAAGCACTTGGTCAGTGCTGGGCAGCATCACAGCCTGGCTTCTCACATGAGGTCTTCCCCAAGCCCCATTCCCTGACTCCTTACTACTCTCTGGCCCAACAACAGTTCTGCCCAGCAGTCCTGTCTAGGAGGCCAAACCTCTTACCCCAAGAAAAGTAGACTGTCCCATCCAGCTCAATCCTCTAACATCCACAGGGGCCTTACATAAGGGTGTAGCCCCAGTCATATGACCCACTACTGCATAACCTACTAGCCAAGGTCCAGGTTTAAGCCTCATTGTCTTGCAGACTGTCCCCTCCCTTGCCTGCTCACCTGTAGGCAGCCCCATTGAGCTCAGGGTGCACCACAGCAGGGTCCATGCTGGCCCAGTGCGTGGCGGCTGTCAGGTGGTCCTTGTTGACACAGTTTTTCAAGCTATCTGGGATCCGGCCTAGGATGTTGGAAGGTACACCAGAGAGAGACAGCAATGTGGATTAAAACTGCTGCCTCTGTGGGGGCCAAGAGGCAGACCCAGAGCCACCTTCTTGCCACAGCCCTGGCTTACTCCCCAGGAACATCATAGGACCATCCACCTGAAAAGTCAGCTTCCAACCTGGAGACCTTAGCCCCATACATGTGCTCTCAGCTCACAAGCAGCTGATGGCATCCAGCACAGCAGGTCTTCATGTACGAAAATGATGTGTTACTCAACTTCACCCCAAGGGACTCCCCCACCATAAAAGAACAACCAAGTGTCACCTCCCCTTAACAGGCATAAAACAAACTTGCCAGCCTGATAGCATGGCTACCCACCTGTGATGGCTCGCCGGATTTCCCGGGCTGCCTCCTCTCTCATCTCAATGGACGCCTGCTCACTGTACCATGCAGCATGGGGTGTGCAGATGAGGTTGGGTGCATCCTTTAAGGGTCCCTGGCTAAAGCTGAGGATAGCACATACCCAGTCAGAGTGATCTGAGCACCCAAGTCTGGGAGGTGCAGAAGGCAACCAGCCCTGGGATGGGAGGGCCCCTGGCCTTTCCCAAGGCATCTGAAAAAGTGGAACTGCAGAACTAGCAAACCTACCCCAAGGTCTTAACAGTAAGGGGTAGAGGGGATTCTGAGCCTTAGAGGAAGAGCCCTGCTGTGGTGCTGGCACAGCCCTGCCCAGCAGAACAAACCCTAGGAATGAGGGCTCTCAGACAGACTCCACTGTGTTCTTCAGTGGCTAATCACTCAACTGGTCTGCTATCCCTTGATGGGCTTTGTCAGCTGCTGGAGCCCCAAGAAGGAAGTCAGCCCAGACTGGACTAGAGGCTGCATGCGAAGCCAAGCTAGTGTATGCCTTGGCCCCGCTGagtctggggaccatgggaccatcATGGACATCAAGAGACAAACTGAAAATAAGCCAAGTCTAAGCCCAGCCCATTACTATGGCCAAGGCTAGACAGATTCTTGAGGATCTTGTCCCCTCCTGAGAGCAGACAGCAAACCCTCCCCTAACCCAGCCAGCAAGAGGGCAGTGCTCAAATACATGGTCTCCCACGTCATAGTCATCAGATTGGTGGGCATAGTCCATCTTAGGGCACAGGGGCACCTGAAGGGCTCTGACTCATGCACGTCCAGCGCTGCGCCACGGATCCGCCCTTCCTTCAGGGCCTGGGCCAGTGCCTTCTCATCCACCAGGCCACCACGGGCTGTGTTCACCAGAAAGGCTCCTTGTCTCATCTGAGAAGACAGGATGACCATGTGAGTGACTGACACTGGGGCTTTTCACTGTAATGGCACATCCACAACAAATCTCACTTCCCACCCACCAGGGGATGGCCTGATACAGACAAGTTCTGGGAGAGACCCTGGGCCAGGTGGGCAGTAGCATCAGCAAGTATACCCTGATGTATCAACAGAATGAGACAGGCCCAGGAATTTAACTACTGCTGCTGTCTAGGCCAGAGGCCCACTGTCTCCTGGGGGGAAGGGACAAGGGTAAACTCTGAGGGAAGAGTAGAGGGCTACACTGTGAAGAAGGGACAGCACTGCcctgtgggagaggggaggagggtggtgggGAAGCTGCAGCGTACCTGCTTGACAGTAAAGTCATTGATGAGGTGGTGGTTGTGCTCATTGAGGCCGCAATGCAGGGTAACGCAGTCACTGTGGAAGAGCAGGTCCTGCAGCGTGCTCACGCGCTGTAGCCCCAGGGCCCGCTCGATTCCATCAGATAGGTATGGATCATAGAAGAGGACGTTGAAGCCAAAAGCCTTTGCCCGAAGTGCCACCGCCTGGCCCACACGACCTGGCAGAGTCAAGAGGAAGTGAGACATGCATCCTCAGAGCTTGCTGCTAGCCTCACAGCCATAATTCAAGGGGCCTCCCAGGTAACTCTGCCTGCCTACCAAAGTTTCCCTAGATCTCTGGGATCTCAGTCACACACACTCTGCAGCACATCTGCTCCCTGGTGCTGAGGCACCACAATCAAGGGGTAGGAGGAATGATGCTAGCTGTCACCCTCCAGCAGCCTGCCATTGATCAGTTATACTCACTAATATATAAAGTCAATACACAATAAGCTTGGCCCCCTCCCCTGACCATTTATCAGTGGGTCTACTTATCAGACACCCTTGGAATCTCAATTCTGGCCACAAACAGCACATGTTGGAACCACACTGAACATTAGAATCCAGCAGCAGGTGTTTGAAGAGTTGGCTCAGAGGAtaggagtgcttgctgcttttgtagaggaaCCAAGTTCGATCCCCAACATTCATGTCAAGCAGCTTAGAACCACATTTAACTCTAACTTCAGAGGAATCTGACACTTCCGGCATTTGTGAACACCTGTACTCATATGAACATACctcttcccacacacacacacatacaataagaaataaatcttgaaagaaaaaataatctagCAGCAGAGAGGGTACACTGTATGCAATGTatctgccaccttcctggcccaACTGCACAAATCCACATCAGGTGTCATCTGAGGCAAGCCTGGCTCTGTCGTGGGAGCCACAGGCTGAAGGGCATAGCATGGGGACAGCTCCATATATCCACACATCAACAACATGCTGGATACAGATGGAGCAGACAGCTGATAAGAGAATGCTGGGGACATAAGCCTCTCCTGCAGCATCCATCAAGAGACAAAGTTAATACCCACCAGGAAAAGAGCAAAGAGAACAGTCAGGCATGTTGGCAGGACACAGGCAGCTTTAAAGAGGTTAGCCAGGACAGCCTCCCCAGGAAACTCAAGTTTGCAGGAGACACAAAGGTGATGGGAGCAAGTGTGAAGACGCCACTAGAGCATCAGGACCAAGAGGGAGGGCAGGGCCCACCAAGGCTCTAAGTCCCTCCCAATGACTCTACAGGATTATGGCACAGAAGACAGGGAAGGTGCGTCAGGAGGGCCATGAAGGAATGCTAAAGCCAAGGGACACAGCAGTCACAGGCCAGGAGGGAGGCCTCTGCAGAATCCAAGTAGACTGACAGAGGGTCACAGAGAAGCTTTTAATACAGGACAGCTGCTGCTGAGAATGTGAGCAGTAGAGACCTGGAGAAAACCTCCCCATTGTGAAAGCTGGGGGCTGCCCTGAAAATGGGCAGAGGGCGCTCAAAGAGAGTTGTTTCCTGAGGTACCCAAAGCTGTCAGACAGCACCACCCCAGCACAGATATCCCTAACAGCACAGAACAATAATTTTAGGGATAAATGTCACTTACTTTGGCCTCTACTATTTCTTTCTAGACGAGACTAAGTATACCACAAACACTCTAACAGATAAGAGTAAGAACAAGCATATCCACAGACAGCCCAGCCAATGGGATCAGCTGGGAGGACTTCTGATACCTGCTGGGAACACGTGACAGCATCAGAGGCACATGTGAAAAACTGGAGAGGACAGTCAACTGTAGCAGAGAAATGGTCCTTACAAAAGACCCAGTCACCTGTTCGAGAGCTGGAAAAGCTATAAAGAATTCTGCAATGAAGAATCTAttagaagatctaataccaaagacagaacagcagccaATAGAAATGACTCAAactaaagcagagagaaaaatgcaGTTTATAAAGCACTGACCATCACAGCTAATGTCAAAGAGGCAAGAACAAAAAATGGTAGCAAGTGTGGCCCAGCAGGGTGTTGAGAAATGCCTGGAGAACCTGCAAACCAGGATCTAGGGAAACTGCAGTATAGCTCAAATATGCAAAGGCCAACTGTGTTTCTAAACACTACaggaaattaaaaacacaacTTGTTAACAGTAGTTATCCCTAAAACCAGGCTGGAGGGGTGGTACTTAGGTCCTATCACCAGCACTGAGGAAAGCACAGTAACAGGTTTTACAAACGCTGTACAAACATTGTGTATTGATCACTACAGAACTCTACTAAGAGAAATCAAAACATGAAATAATAGGATTATGTAATGTCTTGAGGACATGGTAAATTTTAGAGACCAGACTCTCACACCACCACAAGgactaaacaaaacacaaactgaTGAGCTGATTCTAAAGTCAAACTATCAGAAATGAATGacatggccaggtgtggtggtgcacacctttaatgactttaatttcagcacttgggaggcaaaggcaagcaccTACGTGAGTTCAAAAAAGAATCTTAAACAACCCCTTacactaaaagaaagaaaaagaaatgaatgatatggatgatggtttgaataaaaatggaccCCATAAGactatagggagtggcactattagttgccttgttggaggaagtgtgattcagtctcttcctgctgccttctgatcaagatgtggaactctcagctccttctccagcaccatgtctgcctgcataaaCCCTTGAACTATAGGGCAGCCCcgactaaatgttttcctttaaaagagttgccatggtcatgatgtctcttcacagcaacagaaaccctaagacagacgtTGGAAATGGGGACTGtgatattgctgtgataggctggTCCATGATTTTGTTTGAAGGAATGTGGACTTTGGATTAGAaaaacagtggaatgctttaagcaTTGCTTAATGGGTCACACTAGTAAGAACATGGAAGGAAGTGGTGCTGGGGGGTGCTGGGGGGTAAATTGAACTGTAGGGCCCTGGCCTAAGAGGTTTCAAAAGataagaattttagtatgtggcctagagattgttcttgtgatattttgacaaAGAATAAGGCTACTTTTTGCCTTTGTCCAAAAAGTCTGCCTGAAGCTAAATTGAGTATTTATGGATTAATTAAGTTGGCAGAGGATATCTCAAAACCGCCTAGTATTGACTCTATCCTGGGGTTCTTAGTGCTCTTATGGAAATCTGTAATGAAGAGACAcaagctgagcaaggaaaaaatacaaaatgtacaattTGAGGAGGAAAGGAACACCAGACTGTATCTTGTGAAGTGGACTCAGTCATGTCATATGATGTTTTTCTGAAATTGTCTTATGAGAAAATGCTTGACTGAGAATAGACACATGGTGCTTTTCTGGAAGCAGCTtgaaaaagggcatgtgatgttttgctggagcagacactTAAGAGGAACCATGatatttggaaagggtataaggATGATTCAGCAGACAGTGGACAAAAGTATGGTATTGGTTCACTTTACTGGTCTtcattgggctttgctgatgctgcTCTTTACTGACGATGCtgtggcattggtttgccttgccctCTTTGCTGATCAtctttgttgtgacttcatagagaaaaatgtaccagagaccttcTGGTGatgttctggcagcttcttgctgcttccatggACTCAGGCCAATTGGCAAAGTCACGTAGTTTCTTCTGGATGGAACTGCTGATTCgtgaatggtgtttgcaagtggactgagctaccactgctgattctcgtgaactgaactgctgatatcctgacagcGAAGATTgcaatcaccccaaagaactatttctaaacaggcccacatcctcctttgctctatgaacctttcctttccactccctctggtgggtggtgggctagaaggaaagTTAAAGCAGTTAAGAACCCTAATtagagtaggttttgaaaaatctaagcctacaatcATGTGTTCAAGAAGATACACagattaaagaaaagcctgatatTAAATGGAATAGAGGGAGtagtgacctcagggcaagactccacccagctaagtttccaATTTGTGGAAAGGAATTGATGAAAAGTTCATGTCtaagcatgatggtgcacacctttaatcccagcactgaggagcctGAAGCAAGCAGACttcagagttcaaggacagcctggtctacaaagcaagttccaagacagccaagattAAGTAGTGAAGGAAATTGTCAAAACCAGAAAGCTAATAAAGATGTAATTAAATGAAGGGGCCATGCTTCAACCccagtaagcagcagaacttggcagctttcaGACACATGGTTCTGAGTTTAAGAGTCAAAGATAGAAAAAAGGGGTTATGGAATCTCCCTCCATGACTAAGAAAGCTACTTAGGCCAGGAATATCCCTGCATGGGGGCCTAGAGAGGGCTACGGAGAAAGAAGCATCATTGTATAGATCAAAGAGAACTGGAGAAAGGAAACACAAGTTTGTTTGAGAATGCACTATGGGTGCTAATCTGAGTGATCTCAACTTGGTTATTGGGGGGGGCGGGaacaagagaaggagagagattgAGAGTGATTTATTTCTGGACTGACAGATACTACTGTACACTGGGAGTTGGGGTCCAAAAGAGCTAGCAAAATCCAAAAGCGTTTCAATGTctttaaagaaagtgatgcctgttgtggtggtctgaatgagagtggctcccataggctcatatatttgaatgct from Mus musculus strain C57BL/6J chromosome 5, GRCm38.p6 C57BL/6J carries:
- the Ctbp1 gene encoding C-terminal-binding protein 1 isoform 5 (isoform 5 is encoded by transcript variant 5), yielding MYHTITLTREDLEKFKALRIIVRIGSGFDNIDIKSAGDLGIAVCNVPAASVEETADSTLCHILNLYRRTTWLHQALREGTRVQSVEQIREVASGAARIRGETLGIIGLGRVGQAVALRAKAFGFNVLFYDPYLSDGIERALGLQRVSTLQDLLFHSDCVTLHCGLNEHNHHLINDFTVKQMRQGAFLVNTARGGLVDEKALAQALKEGRIRGAALDVHESEPFSFSQGPLKDAPNLICTPHAAWYSEQASIEMREEAAREIRRAITGRIPDSLKNCVNKDHLTAATHWASMDPAVVHPELNGAAYSRYPPGVVSVAPTGIPAAVEGIVPSAMSLSHGLPPVAHPPHAPSPGQTVKPEADRDHTSDQL
- the Ctbp1 gene encoding C-terminal-binding protein 1 isoform 4 (isoform 4 is encoded by transcript variant 4), whose protein sequence is MSGVRPPIMNGPMHPRPLVALLDGRDCTVEMPILKDVATVAFCDAQSTQEIHEKVLNEAVGALMYHTITLTREDLEKFKALRIIVRIGSGFDNIDIKSAGDLGIAVCNVPAASVEETADSTLCHILNLYRRTTWLHQALREGTRVQSVEQIREVASGAARIRGETLGIIGLGRVGQAVALRAKAFGFNVLFYDPYLSDGIERALGLQRVSTLQDLLFHSDCVTLHCGLNEHNHHLINDFTVKQMRQGAFLVNTARGGLVDEKALAQALKEGRIRGAALDVHESEPFSFSQGPLKDAPNLICTPHAAWYSEQASIEMREEAAREIRRAITGRIPDSLKNCVNKDHLTAATHWASMDPAVVHPELNGAAYSRYPPGVVSVAPTGIPAAVEGIVPSAMSLSHGLPPVAHPPHAPSPGQTVKPEADRDHTSDQL
- the Ctbp1 gene encoding C-terminal-binding protein 1 isoform 3 (isoform 3 is encoded by transcript variant 3), with protein sequence MGSSHLLNKGLPLGVRPPIMNGPMHPRPLVALLDGRDCTVEMPILKDVATVAFCDAQSTQEIHEKVLNEAVGALMYHTITLTREDLEKFKALRIIVRIGSGFDNIDIKSAGDLGIAVCNVPAASVEETADSTLCHILNLYRRTTWLHQALREGTRVQSVEQIREVASGAARIRGETLGIIGLGRVGQAVALRAKAFGFNVLFYDPYLSDGIERALGLQRVSTLQDLLFHSDCVTLHCGLNEHNHHLINDFTVKQMRQGAFLVNTARGGLVDEKALAQALKEGRIRGAALDVHESEPFSFSQGPLKDAPNLICTPHAAWYSEQASIEMREEAAREIRRAITGRIPDSLKNCVNKDHLTAATHWASMDPAVVHPELNGAAYSRYPPGVVSVAPTGIPAAVEGIVPSAMSLSHGLPPVAHPPHAPSPGQTVKPEADRDHTSDQL
- the Ctbp1 gene encoding C-terminal-binding protein 1 isoform X1, translated to MYHTITLTREDLEKFKALRIIVRIGSGFDNIDIKSAGDLGIAVCNVPAASVEETADSTLCHILNLYRRTTWLHQALREGTRVQSVEQIREVASGAARIRGETLGIIGLGRVGQAVALRAKAFGFNVLFYDPYLSDGIERALGLQRVSTLQDLLFHSDCVTLHCGLNEHNHHLINDFTVKQMRQGAFLVNTARGGLVDEKALAQALKEGRIRGAALDVHESEPFSFSQGPLKDAPNLICTPHAAWYSEQASIEMREEAAREIRRAITGRIPDSLKNCVNKDHLTAATHWASMDPAVVHPELNGAAYRYPPGVVSVAPTGIPAAVEGIVPSAMSLSHGLPPVAHPPHAPSPGQTVKPEADRDHTSDQL
- the Ctbp1 gene encoding C-terminal-binding protein 1 isoform 2 (isoform 2 is encoded by transcript variant 2) encodes the protein MSGVRPPIMNGPMHPRPLVALLDGRDCTVEMPILKDVATVAFCDAQSTQEIHEKVLNEAVGALMYHTITLTREDLEKFKALRIIVRIGSGFDNIDIKSAGDLGIAVCNVPAASVEETADSTLCHILNLYRRTTWLHQALREGTRVQSVEQIREVASGAARIRGETLGIIGLGRVGQAVALRAKAFGFNVLFYDPYLSDGIERALGLQRVSTLQDLLFHSDCVTLHCGLNEHNHHLINDFTVKQMRQGAFLVNTARGGLVDEKALAQALKEGRIRGAALDVHESEPFSFSQGPLKDAPNLICTPHAAWYSEQASIEMREEAAREIRRAITGRIPDSLKNCVNKDHLTAATHWASMDPAVVHPELNGAAYRYPPGVVSVAPTGIPAAVEGIVPSAMSLSHGLPPVAHPPHAPSPGQTVKPEADRDHTSDQL
- the Ctbp1 gene encoding C-terminal-binding protein 1 isoform 1 (isoform 1 is encoded by transcript variant 1), which encodes MGSSHLLNKGLPLGVRPPIMNGPMHPRPLVALLDGRDCTVEMPILKDVATVAFCDAQSTQEIHEKVLNEAVGALMYHTITLTREDLEKFKALRIIVRIGSGFDNIDIKSAGDLGIAVCNVPAASVEETADSTLCHILNLYRRTTWLHQALREGTRVQSVEQIREVASGAARIRGETLGIIGLGRVGQAVALRAKAFGFNVLFYDPYLSDGIERALGLQRVSTLQDLLFHSDCVTLHCGLNEHNHHLINDFTVKQMRQGAFLVNTARGGLVDEKALAQALKEGRIRGAALDVHESEPFSFSQGPLKDAPNLICTPHAAWYSEQASIEMREEAAREIRRAITGRIPDSLKNCVNKDHLTAATHWASMDPAVVHPELNGAAYRYPPGVVSVAPTGIPAAVEGIVPSAMSLSHGLPPVAHPPHAPSPGQTVKPEADRDHTSDQL